A single region of the Raphanus sativus cultivar WK10039 unplaced genomic scaffold, ASM80110v3 Scaffold4490, whole genome shotgun sequence genome encodes:
- the LOC130507421 gene encoding uncharacterized protein LOC130507421 isoform X2 yields MSASPANMKSLHGFFLLSHVVPSEACGRGGASEAAKNQKPIAAVEAKSNRQREIPAESPGLGYGGVVEVKTKNHRLWAALSRDEIEEDVFSMMGTGRLSRPRKRTKTLQKYLDVIFPGLCLVRMNADCFRVSTSRAKIFLTI; encoded by the exons ATGTCTGCCTCACCGGCGAATATGAAGTCTCTCCAcggtttctttcttctctcaCATGTGGTCCCCTCGGAGGCGTGCGGCAGAGGAGGAGCTTCGGAGGCGGCGAAGAATCAGAAACCAATTGCAGCGGTGGAGGCAAAATCGAACAGGCAGAGAGAGATTCCGGCGGAGTCTCCCGGATTAGGCTACGGCGGCGTTGTTGAGGTGAAGACCAAGAATCACAGGCTCTGGGCGGCTCTGTCTCGCGACGAGATCGAGGAAGACGTGTTCAGCATGATGGGAACAGGCCGTCTCAGTCGACCGCGAAAGAGGACGAAGACCTTGCAGAAATATCTCGAT GTTATCTTTCCTGGGTTGTGTCTTGTGAGGATGAATGCTGATTGCTTCAGGGTATCCACTTCTCGCGCTAAG atatttttaacaatttga
- the LOC130507421 gene encoding uncharacterized protein LOC130507421 isoform X1 produces the protein MSASPANMKSLHGFFLLSHVVPSEACGRGGASEAAKNQKPIAAVEAKSNRQREIPAESPGLGYGGVVEVKTKNHRLWAALSRDEIEEDVFSMMGTGRLSRPRKRTKTLQKYLDVIFPGLCLVRMNADCFRVSTSRAKVCLGLLNQPAHFKATLIRKTV, from the exons ATGTCTGCCTCACCGGCGAATATGAAGTCTCTCCAcggtttctttcttctctcaCATGTGGTCCCCTCGGAGGCGTGCGGCAGAGGAGGAGCTTCGGAGGCGGCGAAGAATCAGAAACCAATTGCAGCGGTGGAGGCAAAATCGAACAGGCAGAGAGAGATTCCGGCGGAGTCTCCCGGATTAGGCTACGGCGGCGTTGTTGAGGTGAAGACCAAGAATCACAGGCTCTGGGCGGCTCTGTCTCGCGACGAGATCGAGGAAGACGTGTTCAGCATGATGGGAACAGGCCGTCTCAGTCGACCGCGAAAGAGGACGAAGACCTTGCAGAAATATCTCGAT GTTATCTTTCCTGGGTTGTGTCTTGTGAGGATGAATGCTGATTGCTTCAGGGTATCCACTTCTCGCGCTAAGGTATGTTTAGGCTTGTTGAATCAACCTGCCCATTTTAAAGCTACATTGATCCGTAAGACTGTATGA